CTCACTGCACTCGAAGAGAAACTCTTCGCCGCGCTGCTCACCGCCACTGCCGAAGAAGAACTCGTGGCCCTGCACGAACAGGCCACGCGCGAGCTAGCACCTTACCGCGGCAAGATGCAGGCTGTGCAGATTAAGCAGGTGCAGCAGCAGTTCATCCAGAAGCGCCTGCTGGAGGCGCGCGGACTGCCACGCCTGAGCCTTTTCTACATGGGCCACGAATGAAACTCCGCATCGAAAAACCCGTATACGGTGGCGCGGGACTTGCTCACCAGACCGAAGGCAAAGACACAGGCCGAGCAGTGTTTGTACCCTTCACCCTTCCCGGCGAACTGATTGAAGCAAACATAACCGAGAAAAGCACCGGCCACGATGAAGCCGCACTGCTGCATGTCCTCGAACCATCGCCAAACCGCGTGAAGCCCGAGTGCCCACACTTTGGCCAGTGTGGAGGCTGCCAGTACCAGCACGCGGACTACCCTGCGCAATTCGCCATAAAACAGGAAATCCTGCGCGAGACATTGGAACGAGCAGGGATCGTCGGGCTTCCAGAAATCACCGTTCACTCCGCAGAGCCCTGGCGCTACCGAAACCGTATCCGCCTGCGCATCAACTCGGCAAACGGATCGCTGGAGGGCGGCTACAACCGCCGTGGCACCAACGAATTTCTCCCCATTCAACACTGCCCCATTGCCGCGCCGCTTCTCTGGCGCGCAGCACTCGCTTTCAAAGAAATCGGCGCGGAAGCCTCCGCAGCAGGACGATGTGCACGCGAGGCCGTCGAAGTTGAGTTCTTCTGCTCCGACGGCGAGAAGAAGTTGCAGATGACAGTATTCACTGCCAAAGAACATGCAGGCGGATTTGGTGAACTCTGCGAGCGGCTGCACAGCGTCGTACCAGAGCTCGCAGGCGCAGCCCCCGCCGTCATCATCGGCAAAGCGCAATCCCGCAAAGCACAAAAGACCAAGCCGCTTACAGGCTGGGGCACTGACGGTTTCCTCTATTCCGTTGCCGGCGAAGACTACTGGGTCAACCGAGGCAGCTTCTTCCAGATGAACCGCTTCCTCATCGACAAGATGGTCCATGTCGTAACAAAACAGCGCACAGGCCAGCTTGCATGGGACCTCTACGCAGGTGTCGGCCTGTTCTCCCGTGCGCTTGCGCGAAGCTTCGAACAAGTCACAGCCATCGAAATCGCCGGAACCGACCTGGTCAGCACATTCAAAGGACCCGGGAAAAAAGCCATCACCTCTACAACGGCTGACTTCTTGCGCGCAGCATCAATTCAACGCGAGCGCCCCGAACTGGTCGTCATGGATCCTCCGCGCGCCGGTGTCGGCGCAGAAGTCTGCTCACTGCTCGCAAAGATTCAGCCACAACAGATCACCTACGTCTCCTGCGATCCAGTCACACTCGCCCGCGATGCTAAGGTGCTCCTCGACTCCGGCTACCATCTGACTGAGCTCCACTTGCTCGATATGTTCCCCCAAACCTTCCACATGGAGACGATAGCCGTCCTGAAACGATAAGCTGGTCCTAACGAAAGCGGTCGGCAGGCAGAGCAGTGAAGACCGAACATACAGAAAAACTCTCATCCCAACGCGAGCTGTGGAGCACGCTATGGCCCCGAGTAACGGTGGAGGCGCTCGAATTTCGTCGCGCGCCCGTGCTCGTGGCAGCCTGCTGGTTTGCCGCGGGAGAAGCGCTGACGCGCCGCTGGCTGCCCGCATCCGTCTTGCTGATCGCTCTCGTGCTGCTCTGCGGATTGCTTCTTCTCGCCCTGCGCCGCTCCTTGCGAATCGCCGCGTTCCCACTCGCAGCCGTTTGGATCGTCGTGGGTTTCTGGTGCGCCCAGATGCAACCTGCGCCCTCAACACAGCAGGCACTCCTGAGCTACACCGACGGCCTGAGCCGCACCGTAGTCGGCCGCGTAGTACGAGTACGCGAGCTTCCTCCACGCGCACCGGCAAAAGATCAGGACAAAGAACCCGGCTGGTGGGTTGGCAAAGAAGAGG
This is a stretch of genomic DNA from Edaphobacter acidisoli. It encodes these proteins:
- the rlmD gene encoding 23S rRNA (uracil(1939)-C(5))-methyltransferase RlmD; its protein translation is MKLRIEKPVYGGAGLAHQTEGKDTGRAVFVPFTLPGELIEANITEKSTGHDEAALLHVLEPSPNRVKPECPHFGQCGGCQYQHADYPAQFAIKQEILRETLERAGIVGLPEITVHSAEPWRYRNRIRLRINSANGSLEGGYNRRGTNEFLPIQHCPIAAPLLWRAALAFKEIGAEASAAGRCAREAVEVEFFCSDGEKKLQMTVFTAKEHAGGFGELCERLHSVVPELAGAAPAVIIGKAQSRKAQKTKPLTGWGTDGFLYSVAGEDYWVNRGSFFQMNRFLIDKMVHVVTKQRTGQLAWDLYAGVGLFSRALARSFEQVTAIEIAGTDLVSTFKGPGKKAITSTTADFLRAASIQRERPELVVMDPPRAGVGAEVCSLLAKIQPQQITYVSCDPVTLARDAKVLLDSGYHLTELHLLDMFPQTFHMETIAVLKR